In the genome of Neofelis nebulosa isolate mNeoNeb1 chromosome 8, mNeoNeb1.pri, whole genome shotgun sequence, one region contains:
- the PAN2 gene encoding PAN2-PAN3 deadenylation complex catalytic subunit PAN2 isoform X1: MNFEGLDPGLAEYAPAMHSALDPVLDAHLNPSLLQNVELDPEGVALEALPVQESVHIMEGVYSELHSVVAEVGVPVSVSHFDLHEEMLWVGSHGGHATSFFGPALERYSSFQVNGSDDIRQIQSLENGILFLTKNNLKYMARGGLIIFDYLLDESEDMHSLLLTDNSTLLVGGLQNHILEIDLNTVQETQKYAVETPGVTIMRQTNRFFFCGHTSGKVSLRDLRSFKVEHEFDAFSGSLSDFDVHGNLLAACGFSSRLTGLACDRFLKVYDLRMMRAITPLQVHVDPAFLRFIPTYTSRLAIISQSGQCQFCEPTGLANPADIFHVNPVGPLLMTFDVSASKQALAFGDSEGCVHLWTDSPEPSFNPYSRETEFALPCLVDSLPPLDWSQDLLPLSLIPVPLTTDTLLSDWPAANSAPAPRRAPPVDAEILRTMKKVGFIGYAPNPRTRLRNQIPYRLKESDSEFDSFSQVTESPIGREEELHLHMVSKKYRKVTIKYSKLGLEDFDFKHYNKTLFAGLEPHIPNAYCNCMIQVLYFLEPVRCLIQNHLCQKEFCLACELGFLFHMLDLSRGDPCQGSNFLRAFRTIPEASALGLILADSDEASGKGNLARLIQRWNRFILTQLHQDMQELEVPQAYRGAGGSSFCSSGDSVIGQLFSCEMENCSLCRCGSETVRASSTLLFTLSYPEGSNSDKTGKNCDFAQVLKRSICLEQNTQAWCDNCEKYQPTIQTRNIRHLPDILVINCEVNSLKEADFWRMQAEVAFKMAIKKHGGEISKNKEFALADWKELGSPEGVLMCSSIEELKNVWLPFSIRMKMTKNKGLDVCNWTDGDEIQWGPARAEEEHGVFVYDLMATVVHILDSRTGGSLVAHIKVGETYHQRKEGVTHQQWYLFNDFLIEPIDKHEAVQFDMNWKVPAILYYVKRNLNSKYNLNIKNPIEASVLLAEASLARKQRKTHTTFIPLMLNEMPQVGDLVGLDAEFVTLNEEEAELRSDGTKSTIKPSQMSVARITCVRGQGPNEGIPFIDDYISTQEQVVDYLTQYSGIKPGDLDAKISSKHLTTLKSTYLKLRFLIDIGVKFVGHGLQKDFRVINLMVPKDQVLDTVYLFHMPRKRMISLRFLAWYFLDLKIQGETHDSIEDARTALQLYRKYLELSKNGTEPESFHKVLKGLYEKGRKMDWKVPEPEGQTSPKNAAVFSSVLAL; the protein is encoded by the exons GGCCATGCCACTTCATTTTTTGGCCCCGCCTTGGAGCGTTACTCATCCTTTCAGGTCAATGGCAGTGACGACATTCGACAGATCCAGAGCCTGGAAAATGGTATCCTATTTCTCACCAAGAACAACCTCAAGTATATGGCCCGTGGGGGCCTCATTATATTTGATTACCT GCTGGATGAGAGTGAGGATATGCACAGTCTCCTACTGACTGACAACAGCACTCTGCTTGTTGGTGGGCTGCAGAACCACATATTGGAAATTGACCTTAATACTGTCCAGGAGACTCAGAAG TATGCAGTCGAGACGCCTGGAGTCACCATCATGAGACAGACAAATCGCTTCTTCTTCTGTGGCCACACATCTGGCAAG GTTTCTCTGCGAGACCTCCGTTCTTTTAAGGTGGAGCATGAGTTTGATGCTTTCTCAGGAAGTCTGTCAGATTTTGATGTGCATGGCAACCTGCTGGCCGCCTGTGGCTTCTCCAGCCGCCTCACTGGCCTGGCCTGTGACCGTTTCCTCAAGGTGTATGATCTGCGCATGATGCGTGCCATCACACCACTTCAAGTACATGTGGATCCTGCCTTCTTGCGCTTCATCCCTACATATACTTCTCGACTTGCTATCATCTCCCAGTCAG GGCAGTGCCAGTTTTGTGAGCCCACAGGCCTGGCCAACCCAGCAGACATCTTTCATGTGAATCCTGTGGGGCCTCTGCTAATGACATTTGACGTATCAGCCAGCAAGCAGGCCCTGGCCTTTGGGGATTCTGAGGGCTGTGTACACCTCTGGACTGATTCCCCTGAGCCTTCCTTCAACCCTTACTCCCGTGAGACGGAGTTTGCTTTGCCCTGTCTCGTGGACTCACTGCCTCCTCTAGACTGGAGCCAGGACCTGCTGCCTCTTTCCCTCATCCCTGTCCCGCTCACCACTGACACGCTTCTCTCTGACTGGCCTGCTGCCAACTCCGCTCCAGCTCCCAG GCGAGCACCCCCTGTGGATGCAGAGATTCTACGCACCATGAAGAAGGTGGGCTTCATTGGCTATGCACCCAACCCCCGTACCAGGCTGCGCAATCAG attCCTTATCGACTCAAGGAGTCAGACAGTGAATTTGAcagcttcagccaggtcactgaGTCACCGATAGGGCGGGAAGAGGAGCTACATCTCCACATGGTCTCTAAGAAATACCGCAAG GTAACCATCAAATACTCCAAGCTAGGGCTGGAGGACTTTGACTTCAAACACTACAATAAGACCCTGTTTGCTGGATTAGAGCCCCACATCCCCAATGCCTACTGTAACTGCATGATCCAG GTGCTCTATTTTCTGGAGCCCGTTCGCTGTCTTATCCAGAACCATCTTTGCCAGAAGGAGTTCTGTCTGGCATGTGAGCTGGGTTTCCTCTTCCACATGTTGGATCTTTCTCGAGGTGACCCTTGTCAG GGCAGTAATTTTCTTCGGGCATTCCGCACCATTCCTGAGGCCTCGGCCCTTGGTCTGATCCTGGCTGACTCAGATGAGGCTTCAGGCAAAGGCAATCTGGCCAGGCTTATTCAGAGGTGGAATCGCTTCATTCTCACTCAACTGCATCAGGATATGCAGGAGCTAGAAGTACCCCAGGCTTATCGAGGTGCTGGAGGCAG CAGCTTTTGTTCATCGGGGGACTCTGTCATTGGGCAGCTGTTCAGCTGTGAGATGGAGAATTGCAGCCTCTGCCGCTGCGGCAGTGAGACCGTGCGAGCCTCTTCCACCCTGCTCTTCACGCTCTCCTACCCCGAGGGTAGCAACAGTG ATAAAACCGGGAAGAACTGTGACTTTGCTCAGGTGCTGAAGCGAAGCATCTGCCTGGAGCAGAATACACAGGCCTGGTGCGACAACTGTGAGAAGTACCAGCCCACG aTTCAGACCCGCAACATCCGCCATCTGCCAGATATTCTTGTTATCAACTGTGAGGTGAACAGCTTGAAAGAAGCTGATTTCTGGAGAATGCAGGCTGAG GTTGCCTTCAAGATGGCAATAAAAAAGCATGGTGGGGAAATCTCTAAGAATAAAGAGTTTGCTTTGGCTGATTG GAAGGAACTAGGGAGTCCAGAGGGCGTGCTGATGTGTTCCTCCATTGAGGAGTTGAAGAATGTCTGGCTTCCTTTCTCCATTCGCATGAAGATGACCAAGAATAAAGGGCTGGATGTTTGCAATTGGACTGATGGGGATGAGATACAG TGGGGCCCAGCCAGGGCAGAGGAGGAGCATGGTGTCTTTGTGTATGACCTGATGGCTACTGTGGTACACATCCTGGACTCACGCACAGGGGGCAGCCTGGTGGCTCACATCAAAGTTGGAGAGACCTACCACCAGCGCAAGGAG GGTGTTACCCACCAGCAGTGGTATCTCTTCAATGACTTTCTTATTGAACCTATTGATAAG caTGAAGCTGTGCAGTTTGACATGAATTGGAAAGTGCCTGCTATCCTTTATTACGTCAAAAGGAATCTTAATTCCAAATACAACCTGAACA TCAAGAACCCTATTGAGGCAAGTGTCCTGCTGGCTGAAGCCTCACTAGCACGGAAGCAGCGAAAAACACATACTACCTTTATTCCACTGATGCTGAATGAGATGCCGCAGGTTGGGGACCTGGTGGGCCTGGATGCTGAGTTTGTCACTCTTAATGAG GAGGAAGCAGAGTTACGCAGTGATGGCACCAAGTCTACCATCAAACCAAGCCAGATGTCAGTAGCAAGGATTACTTGTGTTCGAGGCCAGGGACCCAATGAGGGTATCCCCTTCATTGATGACTACATCTCTACCCAGGAGCAG GTGGTGGATTACTTGACTCAGTACTCGGGGATTAAGCCAGGAGACCTAGATGCCAAGATTTCCTCTAAGCACCTCACAACTCTCAAGTCTACCTACTTAAAGCTTCGTTTTCTTATAGACATTGGAGTCAAGTTTGTGGGTCATGGTCTGCAGAAGGACTTCCGGGTCATCAACCTCATG GTGCCCAAGGACCAAGTCCTTGACACTGTCTATCTCTTTCACATGCCCCGAAAACGAATGATTTCCCTGCGGTTCCTTGCTTGGTACTTCCTAG ACCTGAAGATTCAAGGGGAAACCCATGACAGTATTGAGGATGCCCGTACAGCCCTTCAGCTCTACCGAAAGTATCTGGAGCTAAGCAAAAATGGCACGGAGCCTGAATCCTTCCACAAAGTGCTCAAGGGTCTTTATGAGAAGGGCCGAAAGATGGACTGGAAGGTTCCTGAGCCTGAGGGTCAGACGAGTCCCAAGA ATGCAGCTGTCTTCTCCTCAGTGTTGGCGCTCTGA
- the PAN2 gene encoding PAN2-PAN3 deadenylation complex catalytic subunit PAN2 isoform X3, with the protein MNFEGLDPGLAEYAPAMHSALDPVLDAHLNPSLLQNVELDPEGVALEALPVQESVHIMEGVYSELHSVVAEVGVPVSVSHFDLHEEMLWVGSHGGHATSFFGPALERYSSFQVNGSDDIRQIQSLENGILFLTKNNLKYMARGGLIIFDYLLDESEDMHSLLLTDNSTLLVGGLQNHILEIDLNTVQETQKYAVETPGVTIMRQTNRFFFCGHTSGKVSLRDLRSFKVEHEFDAFSGSLSDFDVHGNLLAACGFSSRLTGLACDRFLKVYDLRMMRAITPLQVHVDPAFLRFIPTYTSRLAIISQSGQCQFCEPTGLANPADIFHVNPVGPLLMTFDVSASKQALAFGDSEGCVHLWTDSPEPSFNPYSRETEFALPCLVDSLPPLDWSQDLLPLSLIPVPLTTDTLLSDWPAANSAPAPRRAPPVDAEILRTMKKVGFIGYAPNPRTRLRNQIPYRLKESDSEFDSFSQVTESPIGREEELHLHMVSKKYRKVTIKYSKLGLEDFDFKHYNKTLFAGLEPHIPNAYCNCMIQVLYFLEPVRCLIQNHLCQKEFCLACELGFLFHMLDLSRGDPCQGSNFLRAFRTIPEASALGLILADSDEASGKGNLARLIQRWNRFILTQLHQDMQELEVPQAYRGAGGSSFCSSGDSVIGQLFSCEMENCSLCRCGSETVRASSTLLFTLSYPEDKTGKNCDFAQVLKRSICLEQNTQAWCDNCEKYQPTIQTRNIRHLPDILVINCEVNSLKEADFWRMQAEVAFKMAIKKHGGEISKNKEFALADWKELGSPEGVLMCSSIEELKNVWLPFSIRMKMTKNKGLDVCNWTDGDEIQWGPARAEEEHGVFVYDLMATVVHILDSRTGGSLVAHIKVGETYHQRKEGVTHQQWYLFNDFLIEPIDKHEAVQFDMNWKVPAILYYVKRNLNSKYNLNIKNPIEASVLLAEASLARKQRKTHTTFIPLMLNEMPQVGDLVGLDAEFVTLNEEEAELRSDGTKSTIKPSQMSVARITCVRGQGPNEGIPFIDDYISTQEQVVDYLTQYSGIKPGDLDAKISSKHLTTLKSTYLKLRFLIDIGVKFVGHGLQKDFRVINLMVPKDQVLDTVYLFHMPRKRMISLRFLAWYFLDLKIQGETHDSIEDARTALQLYRKYLELSKNGTEPESFHKVLKGLYEKGRKMDWKVPEPEGQTSPKNAAVFSSVLAL; encoded by the exons GGCCATGCCACTTCATTTTTTGGCCCCGCCTTGGAGCGTTACTCATCCTTTCAGGTCAATGGCAGTGACGACATTCGACAGATCCAGAGCCTGGAAAATGGTATCCTATTTCTCACCAAGAACAACCTCAAGTATATGGCCCGTGGGGGCCTCATTATATTTGATTACCT GCTGGATGAGAGTGAGGATATGCACAGTCTCCTACTGACTGACAACAGCACTCTGCTTGTTGGTGGGCTGCAGAACCACATATTGGAAATTGACCTTAATACTGTCCAGGAGACTCAGAAG TATGCAGTCGAGACGCCTGGAGTCACCATCATGAGACAGACAAATCGCTTCTTCTTCTGTGGCCACACATCTGGCAAG GTTTCTCTGCGAGACCTCCGTTCTTTTAAGGTGGAGCATGAGTTTGATGCTTTCTCAGGAAGTCTGTCAGATTTTGATGTGCATGGCAACCTGCTGGCCGCCTGTGGCTTCTCCAGCCGCCTCACTGGCCTGGCCTGTGACCGTTTCCTCAAGGTGTATGATCTGCGCATGATGCGTGCCATCACACCACTTCAAGTACATGTGGATCCTGCCTTCTTGCGCTTCATCCCTACATATACTTCTCGACTTGCTATCATCTCCCAGTCAG GGCAGTGCCAGTTTTGTGAGCCCACAGGCCTGGCCAACCCAGCAGACATCTTTCATGTGAATCCTGTGGGGCCTCTGCTAATGACATTTGACGTATCAGCCAGCAAGCAGGCCCTGGCCTTTGGGGATTCTGAGGGCTGTGTACACCTCTGGACTGATTCCCCTGAGCCTTCCTTCAACCCTTACTCCCGTGAGACGGAGTTTGCTTTGCCCTGTCTCGTGGACTCACTGCCTCCTCTAGACTGGAGCCAGGACCTGCTGCCTCTTTCCCTCATCCCTGTCCCGCTCACCACTGACACGCTTCTCTCTGACTGGCCTGCTGCCAACTCCGCTCCAGCTCCCAG GCGAGCACCCCCTGTGGATGCAGAGATTCTACGCACCATGAAGAAGGTGGGCTTCATTGGCTATGCACCCAACCCCCGTACCAGGCTGCGCAATCAG attCCTTATCGACTCAAGGAGTCAGACAGTGAATTTGAcagcttcagccaggtcactgaGTCACCGATAGGGCGGGAAGAGGAGCTACATCTCCACATGGTCTCTAAGAAATACCGCAAG GTAACCATCAAATACTCCAAGCTAGGGCTGGAGGACTTTGACTTCAAACACTACAATAAGACCCTGTTTGCTGGATTAGAGCCCCACATCCCCAATGCCTACTGTAACTGCATGATCCAG GTGCTCTATTTTCTGGAGCCCGTTCGCTGTCTTATCCAGAACCATCTTTGCCAGAAGGAGTTCTGTCTGGCATGTGAGCTGGGTTTCCTCTTCCACATGTTGGATCTTTCTCGAGGTGACCCTTGTCAG GGCAGTAATTTTCTTCGGGCATTCCGCACCATTCCTGAGGCCTCGGCCCTTGGTCTGATCCTGGCTGACTCAGATGAGGCTTCAGGCAAAGGCAATCTGGCCAGGCTTATTCAGAGGTGGAATCGCTTCATTCTCACTCAACTGCATCAGGATATGCAGGAGCTAGAAGTACCCCAGGCTTATCGAGGTGCTGGAGGCAG CAGCTTTTGTTCATCGGGGGACTCTGTCATTGGGCAGCTGTTCAGCTGTGAGATGGAGAATTGCAGCCTCTGCCGCTGCGGCAGTGAGACCGTGCGAGCCTCTTCCACCCTGCTCTTCACGCTCTCCTACCCCGAGG ATAAAACCGGGAAGAACTGTGACTTTGCTCAGGTGCTGAAGCGAAGCATCTGCCTGGAGCAGAATACACAGGCCTGGTGCGACAACTGTGAGAAGTACCAGCCCACG aTTCAGACCCGCAACATCCGCCATCTGCCAGATATTCTTGTTATCAACTGTGAGGTGAACAGCTTGAAAGAAGCTGATTTCTGGAGAATGCAGGCTGAG GTTGCCTTCAAGATGGCAATAAAAAAGCATGGTGGGGAAATCTCTAAGAATAAAGAGTTTGCTTTGGCTGATTG GAAGGAACTAGGGAGTCCAGAGGGCGTGCTGATGTGTTCCTCCATTGAGGAGTTGAAGAATGTCTGGCTTCCTTTCTCCATTCGCATGAAGATGACCAAGAATAAAGGGCTGGATGTTTGCAATTGGACTGATGGGGATGAGATACAG TGGGGCCCAGCCAGGGCAGAGGAGGAGCATGGTGTCTTTGTGTATGACCTGATGGCTACTGTGGTACACATCCTGGACTCACGCACAGGGGGCAGCCTGGTGGCTCACATCAAAGTTGGAGAGACCTACCACCAGCGCAAGGAG GGTGTTACCCACCAGCAGTGGTATCTCTTCAATGACTTTCTTATTGAACCTATTGATAAG caTGAAGCTGTGCAGTTTGACATGAATTGGAAAGTGCCTGCTATCCTTTATTACGTCAAAAGGAATCTTAATTCCAAATACAACCTGAACA TCAAGAACCCTATTGAGGCAAGTGTCCTGCTGGCTGAAGCCTCACTAGCACGGAAGCAGCGAAAAACACATACTACCTTTATTCCACTGATGCTGAATGAGATGCCGCAGGTTGGGGACCTGGTGGGCCTGGATGCTGAGTTTGTCACTCTTAATGAG GAGGAAGCAGAGTTACGCAGTGATGGCACCAAGTCTACCATCAAACCAAGCCAGATGTCAGTAGCAAGGATTACTTGTGTTCGAGGCCAGGGACCCAATGAGGGTATCCCCTTCATTGATGACTACATCTCTACCCAGGAGCAG GTGGTGGATTACTTGACTCAGTACTCGGGGATTAAGCCAGGAGACCTAGATGCCAAGATTTCCTCTAAGCACCTCACAACTCTCAAGTCTACCTACTTAAAGCTTCGTTTTCTTATAGACATTGGAGTCAAGTTTGTGGGTCATGGTCTGCAGAAGGACTTCCGGGTCATCAACCTCATG GTGCCCAAGGACCAAGTCCTTGACACTGTCTATCTCTTTCACATGCCCCGAAAACGAATGATTTCCCTGCGGTTCCTTGCTTGGTACTTCCTAG ACCTGAAGATTCAAGGGGAAACCCATGACAGTATTGAGGATGCCCGTACAGCCCTTCAGCTCTACCGAAAGTATCTGGAGCTAAGCAAAAATGGCACGGAGCCTGAATCCTTCCACAAAGTGCTCAAGGGTCTTTATGAGAAGGGCCGAAAGATGGACTGGAAGGTTCCTGAGCCTGAGGGTCAGACGAGTCCCAAGA ATGCAGCTGTCTTCTCCTCAGTGTTGGCGCTCTGA
- the PAN2 gene encoding PAN2-PAN3 deadenylation complex catalytic subunit PAN2 isoform X2 — translation MNFEGLDPGLAEYAPAMHSALDPVLDAHLNPSLLQNVELDPEGVALEALPVQESVHIMEGVYSELHSVVAEVGVPVSVSHFDLHEEMLWVGSHGGHATSFFGPALERYSSFQVNGSDDIRQIQSLENGILFLTKNNLKYMARGGLIIFDYLLDESEDMHSLLLTDNSTLLVGGLQNHILEIDLNTVQETQKYAVETPGVTIMRQTNRFFFCGHTSGKVSLRDLRSFKVEHEFDAFSGSLSDFDVHGNLLAACGFSSRLTGLACDRFLKVYDLRMMRAITPLQVHVDPAFLRFIPTYTSRLAIISQSGQCQFCEPTGLANPADIFHVNPVGPLLMTFDVSASKQALAFGDSEGCVHLWTDSPEPSFNPYSRETEFALPCLVDSLPPLDWSQDLLPLSLIPVPLTTDTLLSDWPAANSAPAPRRAPPVDAEILRTMKKVGFIGYAPNPRTRLRNQIPYRLKESDSEFDSFSQVTESPIGREEELHLHMVSKKYRKVTIKYSKLGLEDFDFKHYNKTLFAGLEPHIPNAYCNCMIQVLYFLEPVRCLIQNHLCQKEFCLACELGFLFHMLDLSRGDPCQGSNFLRAFRTIPEASALGLILADSDEASGKGNLARLIQRWNRFILTQLHQDMQELEVPQAYRGAGGSFCSSGDSVIGQLFSCEMENCSLCRCGSETVRASSTLLFTLSYPEGSNSDKTGKNCDFAQVLKRSICLEQNTQAWCDNCEKYQPTIQTRNIRHLPDILVINCEVNSLKEADFWRMQAEVAFKMAIKKHGGEISKNKEFALADWKELGSPEGVLMCSSIEELKNVWLPFSIRMKMTKNKGLDVCNWTDGDEIQWGPARAEEEHGVFVYDLMATVVHILDSRTGGSLVAHIKVGETYHQRKEGVTHQQWYLFNDFLIEPIDKHEAVQFDMNWKVPAILYYVKRNLNSKYNLNIKNPIEASVLLAEASLARKQRKTHTTFIPLMLNEMPQVGDLVGLDAEFVTLNEEEAELRSDGTKSTIKPSQMSVARITCVRGQGPNEGIPFIDDYISTQEQVVDYLTQYSGIKPGDLDAKISSKHLTTLKSTYLKLRFLIDIGVKFVGHGLQKDFRVINLMVPKDQVLDTVYLFHMPRKRMISLRFLAWYFLDLKIQGETHDSIEDARTALQLYRKYLELSKNGTEPESFHKVLKGLYEKGRKMDWKVPEPEGQTSPKNAAVFSSVLAL, via the exons GGCCATGCCACTTCATTTTTTGGCCCCGCCTTGGAGCGTTACTCATCCTTTCAGGTCAATGGCAGTGACGACATTCGACAGATCCAGAGCCTGGAAAATGGTATCCTATTTCTCACCAAGAACAACCTCAAGTATATGGCCCGTGGGGGCCTCATTATATTTGATTACCT GCTGGATGAGAGTGAGGATATGCACAGTCTCCTACTGACTGACAACAGCACTCTGCTTGTTGGTGGGCTGCAGAACCACATATTGGAAATTGACCTTAATACTGTCCAGGAGACTCAGAAG TATGCAGTCGAGACGCCTGGAGTCACCATCATGAGACAGACAAATCGCTTCTTCTTCTGTGGCCACACATCTGGCAAG GTTTCTCTGCGAGACCTCCGTTCTTTTAAGGTGGAGCATGAGTTTGATGCTTTCTCAGGAAGTCTGTCAGATTTTGATGTGCATGGCAACCTGCTGGCCGCCTGTGGCTTCTCCAGCCGCCTCACTGGCCTGGCCTGTGACCGTTTCCTCAAGGTGTATGATCTGCGCATGATGCGTGCCATCACACCACTTCAAGTACATGTGGATCCTGCCTTCTTGCGCTTCATCCCTACATATACTTCTCGACTTGCTATCATCTCCCAGTCAG GGCAGTGCCAGTTTTGTGAGCCCACAGGCCTGGCCAACCCAGCAGACATCTTTCATGTGAATCCTGTGGGGCCTCTGCTAATGACATTTGACGTATCAGCCAGCAAGCAGGCCCTGGCCTTTGGGGATTCTGAGGGCTGTGTACACCTCTGGACTGATTCCCCTGAGCCTTCCTTCAACCCTTACTCCCGTGAGACGGAGTTTGCTTTGCCCTGTCTCGTGGACTCACTGCCTCCTCTAGACTGGAGCCAGGACCTGCTGCCTCTTTCCCTCATCCCTGTCCCGCTCACCACTGACACGCTTCTCTCTGACTGGCCTGCTGCCAACTCCGCTCCAGCTCCCAG GCGAGCACCCCCTGTGGATGCAGAGATTCTACGCACCATGAAGAAGGTGGGCTTCATTGGCTATGCACCCAACCCCCGTACCAGGCTGCGCAATCAG attCCTTATCGACTCAAGGAGTCAGACAGTGAATTTGAcagcttcagccaggtcactgaGTCACCGATAGGGCGGGAAGAGGAGCTACATCTCCACATGGTCTCTAAGAAATACCGCAAG GTAACCATCAAATACTCCAAGCTAGGGCTGGAGGACTTTGACTTCAAACACTACAATAAGACCCTGTTTGCTGGATTAGAGCCCCACATCCCCAATGCCTACTGTAACTGCATGATCCAG GTGCTCTATTTTCTGGAGCCCGTTCGCTGTCTTATCCAGAACCATCTTTGCCAGAAGGAGTTCTGTCTGGCATGTGAGCTGGGTTTCCTCTTCCACATGTTGGATCTTTCTCGAGGTGACCCTTGTCAG GGCAGTAATTTTCTTCGGGCATTCCGCACCATTCCTGAGGCCTCGGCCCTTGGTCTGATCCTGGCTGACTCAGATGAGGCTTCAGGCAAAGGCAATCTGGCCAGGCTTATTCAGAGGTGGAATCGCTTCATTCTCACTCAACTGCATCAGGATATGCAGGAGCTAGAAGTACCCCAGGCTTATCGAGGTGCTGGAGGCAG CTTTTGTTCATCGGGGGACTCTGTCATTGGGCAGCTGTTCAGCTGTGAGATGGAGAATTGCAGCCTCTGCCGCTGCGGCAGTGAGACCGTGCGAGCCTCTTCCACCCTGCTCTTCACGCTCTCCTACCCCGAGGGTAGCAACAGTG ATAAAACCGGGAAGAACTGTGACTTTGCTCAGGTGCTGAAGCGAAGCATCTGCCTGGAGCAGAATACACAGGCCTGGTGCGACAACTGTGAGAAGTACCAGCCCACG aTTCAGACCCGCAACATCCGCCATCTGCCAGATATTCTTGTTATCAACTGTGAGGTGAACAGCTTGAAAGAAGCTGATTTCTGGAGAATGCAGGCTGAG GTTGCCTTCAAGATGGCAATAAAAAAGCATGGTGGGGAAATCTCTAAGAATAAAGAGTTTGCTTTGGCTGATTG GAAGGAACTAGGGAGTCCAGAGGGCGTGCTGATGTGTTCCTCCATTGAGGAGTTGAAGAATGTCTGGCTTCCTTTCTCCATTCGCATGAAGATGACCAAGAATAAAGGGCTGGATGTTTGCAATTGGACTGATGGGGATGAGATACAG TGGGGCCCAGCCAGGGCAGAGGAGGAGCATGGTGTCTTTGTGTATGACCTGATGGCTACTGTGGTACACATCCTGGACTCACGCACAGGGGGCAGCCTGGTGGCTCACATCAAAGTTGGAGAGACCTACCACCAGCGCAAGGAG GGTGTTACCCACCAGCAGTGGTATCTCTTCAATGACTTTCTTATTGAACCTATTGATAAG caTGAAGCTGTGCAGTTTGACATGAATTGGAAAGTGCCTGCTATCCTTTATTACGTCAAAAGGAATCTTAATTCCAAATACAACCTGAACA TCAAGAACCCTATTGAGGCAAGTGTCCTGCTGGCTGAAGCCTCACTAGCACGGAAGCAGCGAAAAACACATACTACCTTTATTCCACTGATGCTGAATGAGATGCCGCAGGTTGGGGACCTGGTGGGCCTGGATGCTGAGTTTGTCACTCTTAATGAG GAGGAAGCAGAGTTACGCAGTGATGGCACCAAGTCTACCATCAAACCAAGCCAGATGTCAGTAGCAAGGATTACTTGTGTTCGAGGCCAGGGACCCAATGAGGGTATCCCCTTCATTGATGACTACATCTCTACCCAGGAGCAG GTGGTGGATTACTTGACTCAGTACTCGGGGATTAAGCCAGGAGACCTAGATGCCAAGATTTCCTCTAAGCACCTCACAACTCTCAAGTCTACCTACTTAAAGCTTCGTTTTCTTATAGACATTGGAGTCAAGTTTGTGGGTCATGGTCTGCAGAAGGACTTCCGGGTCATCAACCTCATG GTGCCCAAGGACCAAGTCCTTGACACTGTCTATCTCTTTCACATGCCCCGAAAACGAATGATTTCCCTGCGGTTCCTTGCTTGGTACTTCCTAG ACCTGAAGATTCAAGGGGAAACCCATGACAGTATTGAGGATGCCCGTACAGCCCTTCAGCTCTACCGAAAGTATCTGGAGCTAAGCAAAAATGGCACGGAGCCTGAATCCTTCCACAAAGTGCTCAAGGGTCTTTATGAGAAGGGCCGAAAGATGGACTGGAAGGTTCCTGAGCCTGAGGGTCAGACGAGTCCCAAGA ATGCAGCTGTCTTCTCCTCAGTGTTGGCGCTCTGA